The proteins below come from a single Miscanthus floridulus cultivar M001 chromosome 1, ASM1932011v1, whole genome shotgun sequence genomic window:
- the LOC136505284 gene encoding uncharacterized protein, with the protein MYFDGSLMKTGAGAGLLLVSPLGIHMRYMIRLHFAASNNVAEYEALVNGLQIAIELGVRRLDVRGDSQLVVDQVMKESSCHDPKMKAYCALVRRLENKFDGLELNHVARKFNEAADELAKMASARTPAPPNVFARDIHKPSVDYASATEEDPSAKPTTGPEAPSAAETPSAEPEAMAIDAEPPKADQGTDWRVPLLDRLVRGELPADRTEARRLARRAKTYVLCDGELYRRSPSGILQRCITIEAGQSLLRDLHAGVCGHHAVPRTLVGNAFRQGFYWPTAVADATKLVRTCEGCQYYARQTHLPAQALQTIPITWPFAVWGLDMVGPLQKAPGGYTHLLVAIDKFSKWIEARPIAQIKSEQAVLFFTDIVHRFGVPNTIITDNGTQFTGRKFLTFCDDHHIRVAWSAVGHPRTNGQVERANGMILQGLKPRIFNQLKKFGKKWLAELPSVIWSLRNTPS; encoded by the coding sequence atgtacttcgacgggtctctgatgaagactggggccggcgcgggcctgctcctggtctcgccccttggaatacacatgcgctacatgatccggcttcacttcgccgcctccaacaatgtcgccgaatacgaggccctcgtcaacggcctgcaaatcgccatcgaacttggagtacgacgtctcgacgtacggggtgattcgcaactcgtcgtcgatcaggtgatgaaagagtcaagctgccatgaccccaaaatgaaggcgtactgcgcgtTGGTACGTCGtttggagaacaagttcgacggtctcgaactcaaccacgttgcacgaaagttcaacgaggccgcggacgaactggcaaagatggcgtcggcacgaaccccggcccctccgaacgtcttcgccagagacatccacaagccatccgtcgactacgcctcggcgacggaagaggacccatcggccaagcccaccacagggcccgaggccccctctgccgccgagaccccgtcagccgagcccgaggccatggcgattgacgcggagcctcccaaggccgaccaaggaacggactggcgagtccctctccttgatcgcctcgtccgaggagagcttcctgctgacagaaccgaagcccgacggcttgcgcgacgcgccaagacttacgtcctctgcgacggcgagttatataggcgcagcccatctggtattctccaacgatgcatcaccatcgaggcaggccaatccttacttcgggacttacacgcgggagtctgcgggcaccacgcggtgcctcggacgctcgtgggtaacgccttccgccaaggtttctattggccaacagcggtggccgacgccacaaagctagtacgcacctgcgagggatgccagtactacgctcgacagacgcacctcccggcccaagccctccaaaccatccccatcacgtggccattcgctgtatgggggctggacatggttgggcctctgcagaaggcacccgggggctatacccatctgctggtagctatcgacaaattctccaaatggatcgaggctcgcccgatcgctcagatcaaatccgagcaagcggtgctgttctttacggatatcgtccacaggttcggggttcctaacaccatcatcactgacaatgggacacaattcaccggtcgcaagttcctaacgttctgcgacgaccaccacatccgggtggcctggtcggccgtagggcacccaaggacgaatggccaagtagagcgtgccaacggcatgatcctacaaggccttaagccaagaatattcaaccagttgaagaagtttggcaagaaatggcttgccgaactcccgtcagtcatctggagcctaagaaataccccgagctga
- the LOC136505291 gene encoding uncharacterized protein, giving the protein MTIIGQDLPGVTRELEARSLGKSVFLRNERDIWDQLRRQKGLLADAQGLLSARSAEVEDLRLRCADIQAELATAKEQSAPLVAKIKELEEERDSFRLRAQEATASAKETAGQLGAEQSEHQATKVALAEATQAAEASRVEVSVWKSKAEGKFR; this is encoded by the exons atgactattatcggtcaggacttgcccggtgtcacgcgg gagctcgaggcccgatcccttgggaagtcggtgttcctgcgaaatgagagggatatctgggaccagctccggcgccaaaagggcctgcttgccgatgcccaggggctattgtcggcacggagtgcggaagtggaggacctccgccttcgttgtgctgatattcaggcggagttggccacggctaaggagcagtccgcccctctggtggccaagatcaaggaactggaggaggagcgagactccttcaggcttcgggcccaagaggcgacggcctctgctaaggaaacagccgggcagctgggtgcggagcagagcgagcatcaggcgacgaaagtcgccttggcagaggctacccaggcggccgaggcctctcgggtcgaggtctcagtctggaagagcaaggccgagggtaagttccgctga